A stretch of the Polyangiaceae bacterium genome encodes the following:
- a CDS encoding ABC transporter permease yields MVKALDRKLWRDLLRLKGQMLTIALVVAAGIAAFVTLRGTYTSIQDARAAYYERQRFADVFARLERAPLSLVSSIERLPGVSRAEGRVAKPAMMPLPDVPEPMRALVVSARSEELETLNRLHLRSGRWLWPGRSDEVLLLESFATARKVMPGDRLPVVLNGKKRDVRVAGVVMSPEYVFAIAAGDISPDPERFAVMWMNEDALSATFEMEGAFNTVSLALQPGASERAVIDALDRMLEPYGGTGAYGVDKQPSNRAIDGELAQLESFSTFLPVIFLLVASLLVNVVLSRLVHLQRPEIATLKAVGYSDLEVGLHFFELVLVILVLGAGIGIGVGFYFGGVMIDLYLEYFKFPNLVFSFDAKSAAGAVLVSFATALLGAFSAVRSVVALPPAEAMRPPAPARYQRSIVDLLGLARAVGPSLHMMVRELQRRPLRTVFSSLAIAVSIGLMVIGGWYYDAVRDLVHTQFHEAMREDVTVAFIEARPEEALSGLEHTPGVLAAEGLRAVPVRFRSGHAHRDGVLLGYPAQGELRQLRDRYARLSPLPPDGVVLTDVLADILRVRVGDRVEVDVHEGQRGTKSLVVSGTVDEAMGLQGHMTAPALARFMGETPKVNLALLRVDPAESETLDARLKDMPFVASVTRRADLVARFESQSANMITTMAVIIMLFAATITVGVVYNNARVALSLRARDLASLRVLGFTRGEISGILLGEMALQVLLALPLGLVFGDWLVNGLASTIDPEQWRMPIVITPRSYAIALLVALTAAAVSALLVRRRLDKLDLIGVLKTRE; encoded by the coding sequence ATGGTGAAGGCCTTGGACCGGAAGCTCTGGCGCGATCTGTTGCGTCTGAAGGGCCAGATGCTGACCATCGCGCTGGTGGTGGCGGCGGGGATCGCCGCCTTCGTCACCTTGCGCGGCACCTACACCTCGATCCAGGACGCCCGCGCCGCGTATTACGAGCGACAGCGCTTCGCGGACGTGTTTGCGCGGCTCGAGCGCGCACCGCTCTCGCTCGTCTCCAGCATCGAGCGGCTCCCCGGGGTGTCTCGCGCCGAGGGGCGGGTGGCGAAGCCGGCGATGATGCCGCTGCCGGACGTGCCGGAGCCGATGCGCGCGCTGGTGGTGTCGGCCCGTTCGGAGGAGCTCGAGACCCTGAACCGGCTGCACCTCCGGAGCGGGCGCTGGCTCTGGCCCGGGCGCAGCGACGAGGTGCTCCTGCTCGAGTCCTTCGCCACCGCTCGCAAGGTGATGCCTGGCGACCGCCTGCCGGTCGTGCTCAACGGCAAGAAGCGCGACGTGCGGGTCGCCGGCGTGGTGATGAGCCCGGAGTACGTCTTCGCGATCGCAGCTGGGGACATCTCGCCGGATCCGGAGCGCTTCGCCGTGATGTGGATGAACGAGGACGCCCTCAGCGCCACCTTCGAGATGGAAGGGGCGTTCAACACGGTGTCGCTGGCGCTTCAGCCCGGCGCCAGCGAGCGGGCGGTGATCGACGCGCTGGACCGGATGCTCGAGCCCTACGGCGGGACTGGGGCGTACGGCGTCGACAAGCAGCCGTCGAACCGGGCCATCGACGGGGAGCTGGCGCAGCTCGAGAGCTTCTCGACCTTCTTGCCGGTCATCTTCCTGCTCGTGGCGTCGCTCCTGGTCAACGTGGTGCTCTCCCGCCTGGTGCACCTGCAGCGCCCGGAGATCGCGACCCTCAAGGCCGTCGGCTACTCGGATCTCGAGGTGGGCCTGCACTTCTTCGAGCTGGTGCTGGTCATCCTGGTGCTGGGCGCCGGCATCGGCATCGGCGTGGGCTTCTACTTCGGCGGAGTGATGATCGACCTCTATCTGGAGTACTTCAAGTTCCCCAACCTGGTCTTCAGCTTCGACGCCAAGAGCGCGGCCGGCGCCGTGCTGGTGAGCTTCGCGACGGCCTTGCTCGGGGCCTTCAGCGCGGTCCGGAGCGTCGTCGCGCTGCCACCCGCCGAGGCGATGCGGCCGCCGGCGCCGGCCCGCTACCAGCGCTCCATCGTGGATCTCCTCGGTCTGGCCCGCGCCGTCGGGCCATCTCTCCACATGATGGTGCGCGAGCTCCAGCGCCGGCCGCTGCGAACGGTGTTCTCGTCGCTGGCCATCGCGGTCTCGATCGGGCTGATGGTGATCGGCGGCTGGTACTACGACGCCGTTCGGGATCTGGTGCACACGCAGTTCCACGAGGCCATGCGCGAGGACGTGACGGTCGCGTTCATCGAGGCGAGACCGGAGGAGGCGCTTTCGGGCCTCGAGCACACGCCAGGCGTGCTCGCGGCGGAGGGGCTGCGCGCGGTCCCGGTGCGCTTCCGTTCGGGGCACGCCCATCGCGACGGCGTGCTCCTGGGCTATCCGGCCCAGGGCGAGCTGCGGCAACTGCGCGACCGCTACGCCCGGCTCTCGCCGCTCCCGCCCGACGGCGTGGTCCTCACCGACGTGCTCGCGGACATCCTCCGGGTACGGGTCGGCGATCGCGTGGAGGTGGACGTCCACGAGGGGCAGCGCGGCACGAAGAGCCTGGTGGTCAGCGGGACCGTGGACGAGGCCATGGGGCTGCAAGGCCACATGACGGCGCCGGCGCTGGCGCGCTTCATGGGCGAGACCCCCAAGGTCAACCTGGCCCTGCTCAGGGTCGATCCCGCCGAGTCCGAGACCCTCGACGCACGCCTGAAGGACATGCCGTTCGTCGCCAGCGTCACGCGTCGCGCCGATCTCGTGGCGCGCTTCGAGAGCCAGAGCGCCAACATGATCACGACCATGGCGGTGATCATCATGCTGTTCGCGGCCACCATCACCGTGGGAGTCGTCTACAACAACGCGCGTGTCGCGCTCTCGCTCCGGGCGCGCGATCTGGCGAGCCTCCGGGTCCTGGGTTTCACGCGCGGTGAGATCTCCGGGATCTTGCTGGGCGAGATGGCGCTTCAGGTGCTCCTCGCGCTGCCCTTGGGTCTGGTGTTCGGCGACTGGCTGGTCAACGGCCTGGCTTCGACCATCGATCCGGAGCAGTGGCGCATGCCCATCGTGATTACGCCGCGGAGCTACGCCATCGCCCTGCTCGTGGCGCTGACCGCCGCCGCGGTCTCGGCGCTCCTGGTGCGGCGCCGCCTGGACAAGCTGGATCTCATCGGAGTGCTGAAAACGCGAGAGTGA
- a CDS encoding serine/threonine protein kinase codes for MPRLGDSMPPSESPESWVPEPGTVLAGRYQVEGLLGAGGMAAVVSAIQTELGRRVAIKLLPPRAARSALGVERFMREARAASAIDSDHVVKVFEVGRLGSGLPFMVMEFVVGAPLSRLIERRGPLPLQEGIDYLLQAAVAIAHCHAIGVVHRDLKPENIMVLENPGQRGHVKVLDFGISKADWFEQEHTPSLTGTSDVFGTPTHMSPEQVRSSKSVDYRTDIWSLGVVLYEIVTGKPPFMAESLPALSAMIVSDEPVPPSQLRPDLPPEIERLILRCLAKRPELRVQSVHELAQELAPFASTASHAHLERIFAIAVAKQLGGSAATAGVSGAYGSLRSTASAWGTTHQRRITARRGIALGVGAGLVLFAAVSVGLIVSARFRQAEVGPEIEASPNAEAPASPRAAAAPPAPLPSLTPAASVAPSASPGVAPPVKARPKSNNPSPLSDRH; via the coding sequence ATGCCCAGACTCGGCGACAGCATGCCGCCTTCGGAGTCGCCGGAGAGCTGGGTACCCGAGCCCGGCACGGTGCTGGCGGGACGCTACCAGGTCGAGGGCCTACTCGGCGCCGGCGGCATGGCTGCGGTGGTGAGCGCCATTCAGACCGAGCTCGGCCGGCGCGTCGCCATCAAGCTCTTGCCGCCGCGGGCGGCCCGCAGCGCCCTCGGCGTCGAGCGCTTCATGCGCGAGGCGCGCGCGGCCAGCGCCATCGACAGCGATCACGTGGTCAAGGTGTTCGAGGTCGGCCGCCTGGGGTCCGGCTTGCCGTTCATGGTGATGGAGTTCGTGGTCGGAGCGCCGCTGTCTCGCTTGATCGAGCGGCGCGGTCCGCTGCCGCTGCAGGAAGGGATCGACTACCTGCTCCAGGCGGCCGTCGCCATCGCGCACTGCCACGCCATCGGCGTCGTGCACCGCGACCTGAAGCCGGAGAACATCATGGTGCTGGAGAACCCCGGACAGCGCGGGCACGTGAAGGTGCTCGACTTCGGCATCTCCAAGGCCGACTGGTTCGAGCAGGAGCACACGCCGAGCCTCACCGGGACCAGCGACGTGTTCGGAACGCCGACCCACATGTCGCCCGAGCAAGTCCGGTCGTCCAAGAGCGTGGACTATCGCACCGACATCTGGTCGCTCGGGGTGGTCCTGTACGAGATCGTGACCGGCAAGCCGCCGTTCATGGCGGAGTCCTTGCCGGCCCTCTCCGCCATGATCGTCAGCGACGAGCCCGTGCCGCCGTCGCAGCTCCGGCCGGATCTACCGCCGGAGATCGAGCGCCTGATCCTGCGCTGCCTCGCCAAGCGGCCCGAGCTACGCGTCCAGAGCGTGCACGAGCTGGCCCAGGAGCTCGCGCCGTTCGCCTCGACCGCGTCACACGCCCACCTGGAGCGCATCTTCGCCATCGCGGTCGCCAAACAACTCGGCGGCAGCGCCGCCACCGCCGGAGTCTCGGGCGCGTACGGCTCGCTGCGCAGCACCGCCAGCGCCTGGGGCACGACCCACCAGCGGCGCATCACCGCACGGCGCGGCATCGCGCTCGGTGTGGGCGCCGGGCTCGTGCTGTTCGCTGCGGTCAGCGTGGGGCTGATCGTCTCGGCGCGCTTTCGGCAGGCCGAGGTCGGGCCAGAGATCGAAGCGAGCCCCAACGCGGAAGCACCAGCGTCGCCCCGAGCCGCGGCCGCTCCCCCAGCGCCCCTCCCGAGCCTGACCCCCGCGGCCAGTGTCGCACCCAGCGCGAGCCCCGGCGTCGCGCCGCCGGTCAAGGCCAGACCGAAGAGCAACAACCCGAGCCCCCTCTCCGACCGGCACTGA
- a CDS encoding DUF4388 domain-containing protein, translated as MWTPTWVGERLRAEGLITAAQLSATVQAMQLYNERMEEALLRIGAIDEDRLLRFAAERCRTQFVSTAKLARLQVTDQALRLLPERVADKLLAFPVRYEPDTDTLSIVSPDAGDPEYKKQLSIAIRVREVKPYIARPAAVKAAIAKWYRGETNPFASLLSDSFMLGNAFEPEPRRPTDTRPGPAAPQHAPVPAPPAPVHPRGEYFVTPVPTAAAPRETAVPRDVPPPPPMLELTAPQAPEAFRAPAPRPAPQPRAPTGAPQPPAFGTPHPPTFGTPQRAAFGTTPQPEPSAPQQPHFGSLQEPFGAHEPAEPSHHVVPVPDAPPARESYKPPAVPHPSGKSGTAAPAPRFVPSGFPGPVSEVRDKRLRDLAELLNVLVTLNENSRDEFRGHSASVARLSKMMTERMGLDEVAQMNATIAANLHDLGKPISYHLTPLNVAQYDTHRRAALKLVYTPQRLVESVGLPMEATTAVSSMYERFDGSGFPGRMAGKSIPLSARVLALCDTYSDLTLNPRNLYRKELSHEEAHKVLDEYAGSLFDPDLVELLSQLVVGEDLRRRLSDDKPLVLIVEPDPEEATILELRLVAQGFDVKVTRAADQALKFAEAGNLRYVLSEVELQPFDGFDLLQRLRRSESTKNVPFLFVAKNSDAAAVDRAFSLGAQDYVVKPTTGDVLAGKLRRLAAAPRKNSSDNVAAGVAGSLKDLALPDLMQILFHGRKSGKVSVKSSGREGQLHFQEGRMVHALLDELAGEEAVYEMLTFDQGSFALDPSFQPTTTTIQASPEMVILEGLRRLDEKNRGA; from the coding sequence ATGTGGACTCCCACCTGGGTCGGAGAACGCCTGCGCGCCGAGGGCTTGATCACCGCGGCGCAGCTCTCCGCGACGGTGCAAGCCATGCAGCTCTACAACGAGCGCATGGAGGAGGCCCTGCTGCGCATCGGGGCCATCGACGAGGACCGCCTGCTGCGCTTCGCGGCCGAGCGCTGCCGCACTCAGTTCGTATCGACGGCCAAGCTGGCGCGCCTACAGGTCACCGACCAGGCCTTGCGCCTCTTGCCCGAGCGCGTGGCGGACAAGCTCCTGGCCTTCCCGGTGCGCTACGAGCCGGACACCGACACGCTCAGCATCGTCTCCCCGGACGCCGGTGACCCCGAGTACAAGAAGCAGCTCTCGATCGCCATCCGCGTGCGCGAGGTGAAGCCCTACATCGCGCGACCGGCGGCGGTGAAGGCGGCGATCGCCAAGTGGTACCGGGGTGAGACGAATCCGTTCGCCTCGCTCTTGTCGGACTCGTTCATGCTCGGCAACGCGTTCGAGCCCGAACCTCGACGTCCGACCGACACACGCCCCGGACCCGCAGCGCCCCAGCACGCGCCCGTGCCCGCGCCGCCCGCTCCGGTACACCCCCGCGGTGAGTACTTCGTGACCCCGGTGCCCACGGCCGCCGCGCCGCGGGAGACCGCAGTGCCCCGGGACGTTCCGCCGCCGCCCCCGATGCTCGAGCTGACCGCACCGCAGGCGCCGGAGGCGTTCCGAGCGCCGGCGCCGCGGCCGGCGCCGCAACCCCGGGCGCCCACGGGCGCGCCGCAACCACCAGCGTTCGGTACGCCGCACCCACCGACGTTCGGTACTCCGCAACGGGCCGCGTTCGGCACGACGCCGCAGCCGGAGCCCTCCGCTCCGCAGCAGCCGCACTTCGGCTCGCTCCAGGAGCCATTCGGGGCGCACGAGCCCGCCGAGCCGTCACATCATGTCGTGCCGGTACCGGACGCTCCGCCTGCGCGGGAGTCGTACAAGCCACCCGCAGTGCCCCACCCGAGCGGCAAATCGGGCACGGCGGCACCCGCGCCGCGCTTCGTTCCCTCGGGTTTCCCCGGCCCGGTCTCCGAGGTCCGCGACAAGCGCCTGCGCGACCTGGCGGAGCTCCTGAACGTGCTGGTCACCCTGAACGAGAACAGCCGCGACGAGTTCCGCGGGCACTCCGCGTCGGTGGCGCGCCTCTCCAAGATGATGACGGAGCGGATGGGTCTGGACGAAGTCGCTCAGATGAACGCGACCATCGCCGCCAACCTGCACGACCTGGGCAAGCCCATCTCGTACCACCTGACACCGCTCAACGTGGCGCAGTACGACACCCACCGGCGCGCCGCCCTCAAGCTGGTCTACACTCCGCAGCGCCTGGTCGAGAGCGTCGGGCTCCCGATGGAAGCGACCACCGCGGTCAGCTCCATGTACGAGCGCTTCGACGGCAGCGGGTTCCCGGGGCGCATGGCCGGCAAGTCGATCCCGCTCTCCGCGCGCGTGCTCGCGCTCTGCGACACCTACTCGGATCTCACGCTGAACCCCCGAAACCTGTACCGGAAGGAGCTCTCGCACGAAGAAGCTCACAAGGTGCTCGACGAGTACGCCGGCTCGCTGTTCGACCCCGATCTGGTCGAGCTCCTGTCGCAGCTGGTCGTGGGCGAGGACCTGCGCCGCCGCTTGAGCGACGACAAGCCACTGGTGCTGATCGTCGAGCCGGATCCCGAAGAGGCAACCATCCTCGAGCTCCGCCTGGTGGCTCAGGGCTTCGACGTGAAGGTGACGCGAGCTGCCGATCAGGCGCTGAAGTTCGCCGAGGCTGGCAACCTCCGGTACGTGCTCTCGGAGGTCGAGCTCCAGCCCTTCGACGGCTTCGATCTCTTGCAGCGACTGCGGCGCTCGGAGAGCACCAAGAACGTGCCTTTTCTGTTCGTCGCCAAGAACTCGGACGCGGCAGCGGTCGACCGCGCGTTCAGCCTGGGCGCCCAGGACTACGTGGTGAAGCCGACCACCGGCGACGTGCTCGCCGGTAAGCTGAGGCGCCTGGCGGCGGCGCCCCGCAAGAACAGCTCGGACAATGTCGCCGCGGGCGTCGCGGGCTCGCTCAAGGACCTCGCGTTGCCGGACTTGATGCAGATCCTCTTTCACGGCAGAAAGAGCGGCAAGGTCAGCGTGAAGTCGTCGGGCCGGGAGGGACAGCTGCACTTCCAGGAGGGCCGGATGGTGCACGCGCTGCTCGACGAGCTGGCAGGCGAGGAAGCCGTTTACGAGATGCTCACCTTCGACCAGGGCAGCTTCGCGCTCGATCCGAGCTTCCAGCCCACGACCACGACCATTCAGGCCAGCCCCGAGATGGTGATTCTCGAAGGCCTGCGGCGACTGGACGAGAAGAATCGGGGGGCGTAG
- a CDS encoding HlyD family efflux transporter periplasmic adaptor subunit, with the protein MAEPTKSTTPTDAPTTSPAPGSSKKKGRRSLERWIKRAFLLALALGLGALLVVAMLPKPALVDVAVAERSAIRVTVDEDGMTRVKDRYVVSAPLTGSLGRIEHDPGDSVKQGDVLARIVPLQPALLDERSKTSAEARVAAALAAQRQAKSHVERAAANKDFVAKEVERQRTLADKGVTPRESVDQAELSERTAKADLESARFGAKVADYEVEVARAALGRLGKKQKPGAEEQLLVSSPVAGRVLKVLHKNEGAVQAGTPLVELGDPAALEIVVDVLTSDAVNVRPGAEAALSEWGGAPLAASVRIIEPSAFTRLSALGVEEQRVNVVLDPKGPTEPWAKLGDGYRVKAEIVTHQKPDALQVPASAVFRRDSGWAVFHVEGELARLAPVQIGLRTQRRVEITEGLAPGARVVLHPSDRIHDGVKVKVR; encoded by the coding sequence ATGGCCGAGCCCACCAAGTCCACCACACCGACCGACGCGCCGACGACGAGTCCGGCGCCGGGGAGCTCCAAGAAGAAGGGGCGGCGCTCGCTGGAGCGCTGGATCAAGCGCGCCTTCCTCTTGGCGCTCGCGCTGGGCCTCGGGGCGCTGCTCGTCGTGGCCATGCTGCCCAAGCCGGCGCTGGTGGACGTGGCGGTGGCCGAGCGGAGCGCGATCCGCGTGACGGTGGACGAAGACGGCATGACGCGGGTCAAGGACCGCTACGTGGTGTCGGCGCCGCTGACCGGGAGCCTGGGGCGCATCGAGCACGACCCGGGCGACAGCGTGAAGCAGGGCGACGTCCTGGCCCGAATCGTCCCGCTCCAGCCGGCGCTGCTCGACGAGCGCAGCAAGACGAGCGCCGAGGCGCGGGTGGCCGCCGCCTTGGCCGCGCAGCGGCAGGCGAAGTCCCACGTCGAGCGCGCGGCGGCCAACAAGGACTTCGTCGCCAAGGAGGTCGAGCGCCAGCGCACGCTCGCCGACAAAGGCGTCACGCCCCGCGAGAGCGTCGATCAGGCCGAGCTGTCCGAGCGCACCGCAAAGGCTGATCTCGAGTCCGCCAGGTTCGGCGCGAAGGTCGCGGACTACGAGGTCGAGGTGGCGCGGGCGGCGCTCGGTCGGCTGGGCAAGAAGCAGAAGCCCGGCGCGGAAGAGCAGCTCTTGGTGTCGTCGCCGGTGGCAGGGCGGGTGCTCAAGGTGCTGCACAAGAACGAGGGCGCGGTGCAAGCCGGCACGCCGCTGGTGGAGCTCGGCGATCCGGCGGCCCTCGAGATCGTCGTGGACGTCTTGACGAGCGACGCGGTGAACGTGCGGCCCGGAGCCGAGGCGGCGCTCTCCGAGTGGGGAGGGGCCCCGCTAGCGGCCAGCGTGCGCATCATCGAGCCCTCGGCCTTCACGCGGCTCTCGGCGCTGGGCGTGGAGGAGCAGCGCGTGAACGTGGTCCTCGATCCGAAGGGGCCGACGGAGCCTTGGGCGAAGCTCGGCGACGGCTACCGGGTGAAGGCGGAGATCGTCACGCACCAGAAGCCCGACGCGCTCCAGGTCCCTGCGAGCGCCGTATTCCGCCGCGACTCGGGCTGGGCGGTGTTCCATGTGGAGGGCGAGCTGGCGCGCCTGGCGCCGGTGCAGATCGGCCTGCGCACGCAGCGCCGAGTCGAGATCACCGAGGGCCTCGCGCCCGGAGCGCGGGTGGTGCTGCACCCGAGTGACCGGATCCACGACGGGGTGAAGGTCAAGGTGCGGTAG
- a CDS encoding ABC transporter ATP-binding protein, with product MGDVDVHALRGVDLYLYPAELVVLLGPSGSGKSTLLNILGGLDIPTSGTVIYRDHDLTAADARALTRYRREHVGFVFQFYNLIPSLTARENVALVTEISDDPLSPEEALGLVGLGERLDHFPAQLSGGEQQRVAIARAVAKRPDLLLCDEPTGALDYQTGVIVLEVIETVNRELGTTTAVITHNAPVAAMADRVVTLGDGRVTSEVRNAERRAAKELRW from the coding sequence ATGGGTGACGTGGACGTCCACGCGCTTCGTGGCGTCGATCTGTACCTGTACCCCGCCGAGCTGGTCGTCCTGCTCGGTCCCTCGGGCAGCGGCAAGAGCACGCTGCTCAACATCCTGGGCGGCCTGGACATCCCGACCAGCGGCACGGTGATCTACCGCGATCACGACCTGACCGCCGCCGACGCGCGGGCGCTGACCCGGTATCGCCGCGAGCACGTCGGCTTCGTGTTCCAGTTCTACAACCTGATCCCGAGCCTCACCGCCCGAGAGAACGTCGCGCTGGTGACCGAGATCTCCGACGACCCGCTGTCGCCGGAAGAGGCCCTCGGGCTGGTCGGCCTCGGCGAGCGCCTCGATCATTTCCCGGCGCAGCTCTCCGGCGGCGAGCAACAGCGCGTCGCCATCGCGCGCGCCGTCGCCAAGCGCCCGGACCTGCTGCTGTGCGACGAGCCGACCGGAGCCCTGGACTACCAGACGGGCGTCATCGTGCTGGAGGTCATCGAGACTGTGAACCGGGAGCTCGGCACGACGACGGCGGTGATCACCCACAACGCCCCGGTCGCCGCCATGGCGGACCGAGTCGTGACCCTGGGCGACGGTCGCGTCACCAGCGAGGTGCGGAACGCGGAGCGGCGCGCTGCCAAGGAGCTCCGATGGTGA
- a CDS encoding glycogen/starch/alpha-glucan phosphorylase encodes MSEKNPDPVPRDADQLPLDSASLAKSFLDHVRHTQGKAPSVATELDHFMAAAHMARDRMADRWTRTSLRYAREQPKRVYYLSMEYLLGRLLEDGLLNLGCLRAAEEGLQEAGVALTEVADQEHDAGLGNGGLGRLAACFLDSMATLGIPGIGYGIRYEYGIFLQDIVRGEQIERPDPWLRYGNPWEFERPERRYAVHFGGRVIQYTGSRGRRVHEWVDTHQVLAVAYDSPVPGYQNGVVNTLRLWSAKATRAFDISYFNQGDYIKAVEDKAATETISRVLYPNDAQLAGKELRLKQEYFMVSATLQDAVARHLTKHEDLSDLHRFAIFQLNDTHPALAVAELMRLMVDRHGVTWDQAWEVTRQCFAYTNHTIMPEALERWPVWLMERLLPRHLQIIYEINARFLDQVKRRFPGDDARLGRMSLIEEGHEKQVRMAHLAIVGSHKVNGVSALHSRLIRETLFKDFAELYPGKFVNQTNGVTPRRWLEKCNPELGELITGRIGPGWVTDLDRLSELERFADEPAFQAEWRAIKQRNKERFTRWLRRVHGLELDPTHLVDSQVKRIHEYKRQLLNVLHVVSLYQRYRRQRGSEAVPRTFVFGGKAAPGYAMAKRIVHLINAVATRVNADESTRHLLRVLFVPNYSVTAAELIIPASDVSEQISTAGMEASGTGCMKFALNGALTIGTLDGANIEIKDAVGDENIFIFGLTAEEVEARRRDYDPFPIYHSDPDLRAALDAIGGGLFSPDDPSCFRPVVDALLAGGDHYFTLADFRSYTRAQAVLEGTYLDQAAWTRKSILNVARMGFFSSDRTLRGYARDIWGVPA; translated from the coding sequence ATGTCCGAGAAGAATCCCGATCCGGTCCCCCGGGACGCCGACCAGCTGCCGCTGGACTCCGCCTCGCTCGCCAAGAGCTTCCTGGATCACGTGCGGCACACCCAGGGCAAGGCCCCGAGCGTGGCGACCGAGCTCGATCACTTCATGGCGGCGGCGCACATGGCCCGGGACCGCATGGCCGACCGCTGGACCCGCACCTCGCTGCGCTACGCCCGGGAGCAGCCCAAGCGCGTGTACTACCTCTCGATGGAGTACTTGCTCGGCCGGTTGCTCGAGGACGGGCTCTTGAACCTGGGCTGCCTGCGCGCCGCCGAAGAAGGGCTCCAGGAGGCTGGCGTGGCGCTCACCGAGGTGGCCGATCAAGAGCACGACGCCGGCCTCGGCAACGGCGGCCTCGGGCGGCTCGCGGCCTGCTTTCTCGACTCGATGGCCACCCTGGGCATCCCGGGCATCGGCTACGGCATCCGCTACGAGTACGGCATCTTCTTGCAGGACATCGTGCGCGGCGAGCAGATCGAGCGCCCCGATCCGTGGCTGCGCTACGGCAACCCGTGGGAGTTCGAGCGACCGGAGCGGCGCTACGCAGTCCACTTCGGCGGGCGCGTGATCCAGTACACCGGTTCGCGCGGCCGGCGCGTGCACGAGTGGGTGGACACGCACCAGGTGCTGGCGGTCGCCTACGACTCCCCGGTGCCGGGCTACCAGAACGGCGTGGTCAACACGCTCCGGCTCTGGTCGGCCAAGGCCACGCGGGCGTTCGACATCTCGTATTTCAACCAGGGCGACTACATCAAGGCGGTCGAGGACAAGGCGGCGACGGAGACCATCTCGCGCGTGCTCTACCCGAACGACGCTCAGCTGGCCGGCAAGGAGCTCCGGCTGAAGCAGGAGTACTTCATGGTGTCGGCCACGCTCCAGGACGCGGTCGCACGGCACCTGACGAAGCACGAGGACCTGAGCGACTTGCACCGCTTCGCCATTTTCCAGCTCAACGACACGCACCCGGCGCTGGCAGTCGCCGAGCTGATGCGCCTGATGGTGGATCGCCACGGCGTGACCTGGGACCAGGCCTGGGAGGTGACGCGCCAGTGCTTCGCCTACACGAACCACACCATCATGCCCGAGGCGCTCGAGCGCTGGCCGGTGTGGCTCATGGAGCGCCTCCTGCCGCGCCACCTGCAGATCATCTACGAGATCAACGCCCGCTTCTTGGACCAGGTGAAGCGCCGCTTCCCCGGCGACGACGCCCGCCTGGGTCGCATGAGCCTGATCGAGGAGGGGCACGAGAAGCAAGTCCGCATGGCGCACCTCGCCATCGTCGGCAGCCACAAGGTCAACGGCGTCTCGGCGCTGCACTCCCGCTTGATCCGCGAGACGTTGTTCAAGGACTTCGCCGAGCTCTACCCGGGGAAGTTCGTGAACCAGACCAACGGCGTGACTCCTCGCCGCTGGCTCGAGAAGTGCAACCCGGAGCTCGGGGAGCTGATCACGGGGCGCATCGGCCCCGGCTGGGTCACCGATCTCGATCGGCTCTCGGAGCTCGAGCGCTTCGCGGACGAGCCGGCTTTCCAGGCCGAGTGGCGCGCGATCAAGCAACGCAACAAGGAGCGCTTCACGCGCTGGCTCCGGCGCGTCCACGGCCTGGAGCTCGATCCGACGCACCTCGTGGACTCGCAGGTCAAGCGCATCCACGAGTACAAGCGCCAGCTCCTGAACGTGCTCCACGTGGTCTCGCTGTATCAGCGCTACCGCCGCCAGCGCGGGAGCGAGGCGGTGCCGCGGACCTTCGTCTTCGGCGGCAAGGCCGCGCCGGGCTACGCCATGGCCAAGCGGATCGTCCACCTGATCAACGCCGTCGCTACCCGGGTCAACGCCGACGAGTCGACGCGGCACCTGCTTCGCGTGCTGTTCGTGCCCAACTACTCGGTGACTGCGGCGGAGCTGATCATCCCTGCCAGCGACGTCTCGGAGCAGATCTCGACCGCCGGCATGGAGGCATCGGGTACGGGCTGCATGAAGTTCGCGCTGAACGGCGCCTTGACCATCGGCACCCTCGACGGCGCCAACATCGAGATCAAAGACGCCGTGGGTGACGAGAACATCTTCATCTTCGGTCTCACCGCCGAGGAGGTCGAGGCGCGCCGCCGCGACTACGACCCGTTCCCGATCTACCACTCCGATCCCGACCTGCGGGCCGCGCTCGACGCCATCGGAGGCGGCCTGTTCTCGCCGGACGACCCCAGCTGCTTCCGTCCGGTGGTGGACGCCCTGCTGGCCGGCGGGGACCACTACTTCACGCTGGCGGACTTCCGCAGCTACACCCGAGCGCAAGCGGTGCTCGAGGGGACGTACCTCGACCAGGCCGCCTGGACGCGGAAGTCGATCCTGAACGTCGCGCGCATGGGCTTCTTCTCGTCGGACCGCACGCTCCGGGGCTACGCGCGGGACATCTGGGGTGTGCCGGCGTAA